A stretch of DNA from Scleropages formosus chromosome 13, fSclFor1.1, whole genome shotgun sequence:
tacaaggtcaagacagttgcccgctttatgagtagcaggggattaggacagggagagatcaaaggactgtaggaacaacagaaggccgcttgcatgaatgtcatcaacatgGAAGTTGaaatcacccaggagaatcaacggagcattatcccctggcagagagctcaacaagatgtcaaggtcatctaagaagcagctgagagggccaggagagtgataaagaacaaccacaacaagagtgattggggcagtgatagacagcatgccattcaaatgaggacaaATCATGCatgtgaagaggaagaatagagtattcctactggggagagatgagcaggcctgtccctccacctctgctggaggaacaagaggtgtgagagaaggaatagttagtggagagagttgcaggtgtggctgagttgtctgggtgATCAAGGTTttagttagggccaggaggtccagtgagagatgggaggcgtaggctggtatgaagtcagcctttctcacagcggactggcagttccagaatctcatggagaaagtaaagcaagatggaaggtttgacaggtgaggatagattaggttactgtagcagcgagagcgcccagGTGTTTGGCGGTGGCGAAGTTGCACGGctcgcttaccgtagaagactttgatggttgACTGTTGGGTGCATGATCCCTTGTGGACAAATGTGCCGGTAGCCTTCCTCGGTGGAcccccacaggtagactcccttgtctttgcaccccaagtcttcgcaccaagagaCTGCCACTACGGATCACCAGCCACTGTTTAAActgggctactgcctatcagctgagattcctaatcgaaCCACCAAATCACACCCACTCCCtgctacgggacacagaaatgatccggagaatGTTCACCCAggaaaccactaaatactatttaacaaacaaattagtGCCACGCATCACTACACAGATACACAACTGATTGTGTCTATCCGCATAGCTACACAACACGAATGTGCGTCGGGGAAAAAAgcagtagcaaaacaactacacttactTGAAACGCAACGAACAGCAGCGACGGACCTCCAACggaaaatataatgcacaatcaGAATCGGAGTGTAGAGGTTTGACATGGGCCCTTGGCTGTTTTTCTTGTGGGGGTGACACACTGATGTAttatttcttgctgtttttcttaaaacacttttaatggttaagggttttaaagtcTCATGTTTTCTTGTCATAGTGGATAATTAtacttgtttttaaactgtttatcACTCCTTGTATTAAAATGAGGTGATGTTTAGATGAATGAATAGGCTGTCATGTTTGTTGAGAAATGTCTTTATGATGATAtttttgggtgtgtgtttgtgatgtaGAATATTGGAGGGTTTTAGCTCTTATTCTTGTGGTATGAAATAAAGTAGGGCGGGGGGGAATCCCAACAAAAGAGGAAGCCTCATAGAAGAATAGCCTTGAAGCCCTGAGGATGGACATCTGCTTTATGGAGTAAcacctttttaaatatattgtactttcttgcaTCTTACCCCCTTgtatatttagatttatttctttattttttttttaatttaagatgTGTGGACTTTACGTGCATGTGGGATTTCATTCACAGGTTTTTAGTAGCTTTTGTTTTACTTGGGTACCTTGAGAACTTTTAACTGGCTTTTGATGTTGATGATAATTAGTTTactatatgtgtatgtgtttttttttttgtgtcgattattagttttatgttttaagGGGTTTGGTAATGTTTTGCACTGTATTTTATAAGATGATGatgttttggagatgcatgTAATATGTGTCACGTAGGGCTGCTAGTGGGGGATGGTCCTTTCCTGGTTTTGTTGGTGTGTGGAAGATGTAATTTAGTTGTACGTTTATTGAAGCCAGTAAGgggattgtgtttttttttttttttggggggggggtttatatGCATGTTATTGGAGAAGGACTTCATGTGATTTTTATTGTGACAGTGTATTCcatgtaaagattttttttttttttctggtaatgTTTTTGTTGACCAACCAAAGGAAATGTAGTTGTTTTAAAAttggtttaatttttcattgtgtgtAACATGAAATAACTTTATTCCAATGaagtttttaacaaaaaaatctgaacaaaaaAGGAGGAGACACACGGGTTGTGGATCGCATCTGTCCTGTAGCTTTGTCAGTTTGAGAATCCCCTGCTCATATTTCCTGTTATGATCTcagtatattaataaataaattactaatAACATATCTGATATAGAAGAACTTAATTTGGGCAACATCCCTTCCAGCTGCAAGTGTGTCACTATTGTTGTGTATGCAGAACTGTGTAATGATCTGAGGTCATGTTGTTGTTTCCAGGTGTTCCTTGTTCGCAAGGTCAAAGGTCCAGATGCTGGGCAGCTCTATGCAATGAAAGTACTGAAGAAAGCGTCCCTGAAAGGTGACCGTTGAACTgttccatgtgtgtgtgttttttctttcccccccccctcctcttttttgGTGTGATTATTCAGAAATGCTGGATCCTACAAAAGTCGGGACTTATTATTTTCATGTCTCAATCAGTGTTCCAGTCAGTCTGACTTTTGTCAGATGTCTCTTGAATTAagtctttcctttttttaatagaaaattgtGTAATTCAATTATAAAAtattgcacatactgtataaactTTTTTGGACTTTCTTTGTggcatttataatttattttagctTTCAAATACTTAACACACTTTGTGCTTTGTTCTTGTGACTTATAGTATCTCCAGTGGGAGAATTGATGGAAGGAAGGTACAGGTATATGATACTCATTTAGGACAAGCAAATATCCACTACTCAGTAAACATTTGATTCTTCTGCATACTTTTctaaattcagttcaatttatttttatagagtgctgttcccatgcagtgacacatagcttttgaacacaggcatagggcaaagaaacaaatacatcagaccaggaaacagaagacagttgactacagactagtgtaatacattatcaattcTTTCATAAAGTTataagtaagcctactggccatggagaaaaggaacaaaagactcccaactgaaagttaagggaggaaaaaaaaaacatctgggggtccaagtgccagtggctgcccacccctcctgcggattctagattaaataataattctaaatcagattacaagtaataatggcattgttgctgtatggtaccttcctttcccagttcagcaaggtatgtcAAGGtacaggggaggaaaaaaaaaaaaattccttttgccccccccatccctcaaGGTCTTTCACTCTGTGTCCATCTataaatgtatgcttttttCATTGACCCCATTTCCCTCATCCCCATCTAGTGTACACACTTGGCTCTACACGGTGAGGTTTCCAGAGAACTTCTTTGCAGTTTGTAGAAGtggttgtttttctgtttaaactgCAACAGTCACTTATTGCTCTGCATAGAAGTACATATCCAtgttggctgaaaccgcttatcccgagcctaacctggcagcagagggcgtaagggtggaaagggagggggtgccagtccattacaaggcaccctcagcaggacttgaaccccagacccactagagcgCAGGATCTgaccaaacccattgcaccaccacacccccttctgtAGAGCTAATGTCTTTCAAagtagaataaaataaacattacccTACAGACCTTCATCCAGGAATATAGATTGTCCCAGAGTCGAGCTGCCTGACTTTGGACTTTTTGAATTAGTAGTACTTTACCAGCTTTACTTCATCTCTTGTACCTTATTGTTTTTTGGCAGAAATTCTCAACTTTTCAAGGCCATAAACATCTTTAAGAATCTGATAAAAGCTAAGAACCCCTCCCATGAAAAATGTCTATAAattaattctgtaaaaaaaaaacgttaatttgtttcactgaaaacTGATGAAATAGTTGTTTGTCAAAGGTGGgaagttttgcattttattttcgcattattttcaaagcaagcctgcatttttgaataattttggATAAGAACGCTTGTTCTGAAGTTCattgtcttttgcttttattaGCCTGCTGGTATAAAAGCAGGGCAGCTTATAGCATAGTGGTTGCCTTTCAATCTGAAGATTTGtcggtttgaatctcacataCCTatactgctatagtacccttgagcaaggtacttaccctgcattgctccagtaaaattctccagctgtataaatgggtaaataatgtttAGCTACTTAAAATTGTAAAAGGTCAAAAGctataaataactgcaaaactCTAGCCCTGTGGACCTCCTGCCTTGGTGGGGATGGAGTGCCACTGCTTCCTGTTTCACTTGCCATATCCTTCATTTTCTCCATAGTGAGGGACCGGGTTCGCACCAAGACGGAGCGGGATATCCTGGTGGAGGTGAACCATCCCTTCATTGTGAAGCTCCATTATGGTGAGTCTGACACGTGTTCCCACATTGTATGTGTAGCCCATGGTTTGGGGGCATGAAGGAACTGTGGTTCAACCAGAATCACCGATCTCTATGTGTTTAGTACATGCTTTCCATTCCTGGTCATTTTTTTGGTCTCGTTTTCTATTCAGCTGGCATGTTCCCTTTCTGAATGGCATCTTCAGGGACTGCCTTACTTTTCTATATTCCTTTCTGCCTCACTGCTCTGTTTTAACATTTGGGCTTTGATCATGTGAACGCAGATGAACTTGGATCCAGTTTGTAATCACTGGGTTTTGTTGAGGAACCCCTGTGGTTGTAGAAGTGATGTCCTACTTGGgttttgcttttctgcaatTCTTGTCTCTGTCTGCTGCAGCCTTTCAGACAGAAGGGAAGCTCTACTtaatcctggatttcctcaagGGTGGAGATGTCTTTACTCGTTTGTCCAAAGAGGTAAGGTGGCCTTTcgtttttgtttattgtgatTTACTACTTGTCCTTTTGCCATCTTTCATTGTGCGTAGTCAGTGTTAAAGGAAACACTGCTGGTTTTACTCATTCCCTGAGCAAAGTGACAGTAATATGAAGAGTCTTGGCTACTCTGTTCTGTGGAATCAGATGCCCATTTATGGTTGGTGTAGATGCTCACCGTGTGTAatagtgtgtgttttcactccCTTTATGATTACTGACTCAGTCTTGTAGATAAAATGCACCTATTTTCTGCATATCTTAAGTCCTGAATGTGAAATATGTGCTATGCAAACAGAACTTCAGAGATGCAGTCTCCCCCGTAATTACCCTGTAAATGACTTTTGTCCTTTTTAAGGTCATATGTATGCCTGTCCTTGCATgaataaaaatctgattttacctttttaatGATGTTATGACTGTTGATGACTTTTGATGGTGATGAtgtctttgtttgtgtgtgaacagaGATCAGAGGGTAAATCTGTCCAGTTCTTATTAGGTTATGTTTACAGAGGAGGATGTGAAATTCTACCTTGCAGAGCTGGCCCTTGCCTTGGACCACCTTCACAACCTAGGCATTGTTTACAGAGACCTGAAGCCTGAAAAGTAAAGTATCTCATTTCCCCACCCCGCCCCTTCCCCCTTAACTTCCGCGGTGCTGCGACGTGTGTCCAACAGTGTCCCTGACCGTGGCAGTGCAGCAGATGCAGTTTGTCTAATTACATGTCACATTTGTACAGTATTCAGTTTCAGCATTTTGTCTTCATACCTTTCACAAGTAATATGACTGaagtttaatttatattttaacatattaataTTCTGAAATGTGATCAACTGTTAAGTGATGTGTTGATTTTGTAATCATGTCCAGTAGCAGTTAGTAGTGCTCTTCTGTATAGCACCCAAAGCTTGTTTCAACTACTGCTGCTCTACTGTGACTCTGTGgaaatatatttgtgtatttgtattgGAGAATGTGATcttaattttcagcattttgctTGATGAAGCTGGACATATCAAGTTAACAGGTATTTACTCTTCACccttagatttttttctctcttcttggCGTTTGTTGCTGTCGTTGTTCTTTCCCATTGTTATGTCTGCATGGTAAACTAATAGTGTATAATATCTTTTGCTTGAATCACTGTGGAAAACTTGGTACAGGTTTTCCTCTTAACTTGATGCATTGTGTATGATGACTAAGTaccaaatttgtttttattcctgcTTCACAATCACTAAATTCGTACCTTTTCCCATGGTTAATATGTGTAATACCGCTGTTTGTAGAACAGTAACTCAATACTTGCACTAATGTTACCAAGATTTTACTGTATTGAAACAAGATCTAATATGGAGTAGAATATTAGTTGTGGTTCTGACTGTAATAAATTGAGTTTCTTGTTTGGCTCAGCTTTGTGCAGAGTTCTGGAGTAGTCTTGCTTATTGCATAAATAAGATGACTAGAAATAAGGAgtatgtgcttttattttaccatgctttatttttttaaagaacacttTAATGTAAGTGCAGGTGTGAAAGAATGCATGCTGAGTGTGAAATGAGGAATACGTGTAGGATCACTGTCGGGTTCTAGTTGCACTGTGAGCACTCAAACACATAATGAGTAGTGTCCACCCACCCCACAATACAGCTGCTTTTTAAAGTGTCTCTCTAGATGTTGTTGGTTAAGTAAGTTGGTAAGTCTGTccaataaagttttatttctgtgcagACTTCGGGCTCAGTAAAGAATCGGTGGACCAGGATAAGAAAGCCTACTCTTTCTGTGGTACTGTGGAGTACATGGCCCCTGAGGTGGTCAacagaaggggacacacccagagtgCTGACTGGTGGTCCTTGGGGGTGCTTATGGTATGTCCCTCGGGAAACTAAAATTGTATTCTTGGGGGTTTTTGGAGAGTACAAGGGCAACTGTGGAAACCTGTTCTCATGTCTCTGGTCCAGTTTGAGATGCTCACAGGAACGCTGCCGTTTCAAGGCAAAGACCGGAACGAGACCATGAACATGATCCTGAAGTACGTACCACTGTTTCTCCAGACTCAGCAGGTCCAAACAACATGGAGCACACACTCGGCCATTGTTTTTCCAAGGCAAGATAGGAATCGGACTGGGAACATGTCACTGCTGTGTGTAGTATATCTTTAAATATATGGAAGTAGTGGGTCTGTGTTACAAGGTTAGGGTTATTGTTATccattattacacttttatagCTTGTATAGATGGCAAagtgaaagtggccagatgacgaatgttgaacattttttttttttttttgttccaagttaataaaagataattaaGTAAAAGTCATGTAACACCAGACTGACCctggtgttccctgcctcacacaTTGTGTTTCCAGTATAGGCTATGAAACGTAATGGCCCTGCATAGGGCAATTGATGAAAGTGGCATAAATAAGTTTTACAGGTTTTCAATTTGTTATAGTCTtagctgagttttttttacaaaatataacctgtgaataaatcgATTGTCTATATTGAACTTTTATCTGTTGGGACATAATGGATGGATCCACAAACAAATCAGTTGGCAAATTTCCAATCCCAGTTGTGTTTAAGTTGAGACCCCAGTGTACAGTTTACTTGTTATGAACCGTATTCAGAATTCAAGTGCAAAAAATACTCTTGATGTACACACAGCTCTCCCACTTTAATGGACCCTGTTTTGTAAACATGTCCTGTTGTGGCACTTGaagaatttatagaatttttttacCTTCATTTAGAATCTCACTGTCTAGTTTAGTTTAGTTTCCGTTTAAAGTGAAACCTACCCTGTGTACCAAGAAAAAGTTCAATTTATGTGATGTTGCCATATGTATTAATCAGTGTGGTGCACCCCCTTTCCCCAGGGCTAAGCTGGGGATGCCGCAGTTCCTGAGCGTGGAAGCTCAGAGCCTCCTAAGACTGCTGTTCAAACGGAATCCAGCTAATCGCTTAGGTATGCTGCCTCTACTGCTCTGTCCTTGTATGGTGAACTGCGGAGTGGCATCGCACAGGTCTTCGCTGCAACACAGTTTGTGTGCAGAGCTGTTCAGGTGGCTGCCATCTACACAGTCATGCTGCACAGCTCGTCACACACTTTGAGGATTTTCAGAACCAAATTTGTTAACTAGAAGGGTATAAGTATTATTCAGTTTCTGCTGTTTGCAACTTAGTGGTAAGAGTGACTTTCGAGTTACAGACGATTCAAATTACAAACGGATGTCTAGTCCCGGTTGTGTAAGTGTAGGACCCAGCACACATTCTTTGTGTAACCTTAAACTTCATGGTGGTCTAGCAGAGATGTCACTATGGTCCCCCCACTACCTCCCCTCCCCCAGGAGCAGGCCCTGACGGTGTGGAGGAGATCAAAAGACACACCTTCTTCTCCACCATAGACTGGAATGTAAGTGTGAAATGAGAAGAATATTGGGAAGCCACCCATCTACCCCCAGTGAAAAAGGCCCTATTTTGTGCCCACTTCCTCACACCCCTAGCTGTGAAGTAAGACCGATGCATGGGGCAAACTTCATGGTAAGAGTACCACAAGCGCTAAGAGGTGATAGGATAAAAGCCTGGATTATCCAGTGGCCTCTGGCCCTTCTCCTCTCCAACCTGGCTGCAGGCCCACTCTGACCGTGCAGTGCTAATGGGCCCCACAGGAGGCGCTTAGGAGTCTGTGTCGCTCAATGGAGCATGATGTGGAGCGGGGGCTGCTCCTGCCGTGTGGACAAGGTTAATCCATGTGTTACCCTGCTCTGCAGCCTTGCAAACATCACGCTCCTACTTCGCTGCCTGTAGCACACGTGAGGTCTGGGCGTGGCTCCAGGGGCAACAGCTCTGTGTTCCCTGGCCagcatgactgtgtgtgtgtgtgtgtgtgtgtgtgtgtgtgtgtgtgtgtgtgtgtgtgtgtgtgtgtgtgtgcgtgcgtgcgcccACCCGCACGTCTGGGAGCTGCTATTCTTCTTTGTGTACTCCTTCCCGCTTTGCCAATCTTGCTCTGCTCATCTACAGAAACTGTACAGAAGAGAAGTTCAACCCCCATTCAAACCGGCATCAGGAAAAGCAGATGATACGTTCTGCTTTGACCCAGAATTCACTGCAAAAACTCCTAAAGGTGGGGCAAATGGCGAATttggatgtttttcttcaaaaaaagtTAGACTTTTCGTTTAAAACCTCTGTATTAGAGTATACAGAGCTGTTGGTGGGGTATTGTTGATACCACGTGTCTAGCCGGGCTGGTATTCTAACCCTGTCCCTGTGTGTGCCACCAGACTCCCCGGGTGTCCCGCCAAGTGCCAATGCTCATCAGCTCTTCAAAGGCTTCAGCTTTGTAGCACCTGCCCCGCTGGATGAGAGCAAAGGCCCCCCTGCCAGCGTCCTTCCCACTGTCCAGGTTAGTCACTTTAGCCCACCAGACCTTGTCGCCTACTCTTTTTTGGGTGCTCCTCCACCACACTGcctcagtgtatgtgtgtttgaggaatacactggctccttgtgttatgaCCATTTGTGTTACAGATTTTCAAAGATAGAAATTTaccttttaatttctttgtaattgcattttctttgcttttctatTTTCTGAAACTTCTGTCTCTTATGGAGCGACAGTGAGCTGTGTTTCCATGTCCAGCTGCCAGTTTGCagctaaacatttacatttatttgacacttttgtccaaagcagcttccactgagctctgtgtagtgttatcagcccacacacctttattcaccaaggtgacttatactgctagatacactacttacagtgggtcagtcatccatacagcagtggaacacacactctggaggaacctgaacagcatgtctctggagggaaactggagcacccggagaaaacccacacagatatggagagaacatgtaaactccacacagactgagcagggatcgaacctatggcctctcacaccacccaggcgctgtgagacgacagcactactcgctatgccaccctGCAAATATGAACTCAGATAGGATAGAAACAGGAGTGTGGGGCCATCttcattcagctcacttccagtgtttacagctcatgtttgGTATTCCTGactgttggtgatcaataacaagaaaaTAAGTACTGCATGTTCATGGATCGTGTTAGTCAACAATCGgcattaaataacaatttgtagagacattttttcactcattttaaattaattttaatgtaactcaAAGTTAATACAAGTGAAGAAGTGAACAGTCTACTTAATCTGGCCTTGGTCTCACTACTTGAAAGAGGCCACACCTTCAGAAGGTGGTCTTACCCAGGGGCATGGTATCATAGTACTGTGTCATCATGCTTTCCTGCATCATCCAGCAGATACATGGCACTTCCTCCCAGTTCCTGGACACATATGAGCTCAAGGAGGACATCGGCGTGGGCTCTTACTCTGTCTGCAAGCGTTGCGTCCACAGAGGCACTGGCACGGAGTTCGCTGTCAAGGTGATGCAGTGTTTCCCATCCTGCACGAAGACATGTCCGTGCATTTCTGTTCAGTCTCTGATTGGCCAAGCCTTTGTGtgcatgtaaaatatttacctcTCCTTTTCTTAAAGGAAAGACACTAATGGtattgatgttaaaaaaaaaaaaaagattacacGTAACACTTTTTATGGAAAGATACAGCAAGAAATCAtgttgagggggaaaaaaacaggattCGGGTgagtgtgcattacatcacaaACCTAataaatgtatctttttttttttttattatagaacATTCCTTAATTTACGAACTCTGTCAAATTTTGGTATAATGgctctttgatttttttattcccaATTTTTGGTTTTTGGAACAAGCTCAATATTACAAAATTTATCCCAATTTCATGGCCATGtgtccagaaaaaaataaaaccgaAAGTTGTGCATTGCCCAAGTAAAGCGTAAGTTGAGTAATTGTCATATCTGCATTCAGGTCTCACCGCCTGTTGGTGTGTTAGGAAAGTGAGGAATGCGAGTGTTGCTTTTAAAGAGTGGGGCATTTTGAGAACGGTATGTCTGCAATATTGGGTATGTTGTTTTATTGAATGATTGCAGAAatagcagagcaattagcaggaaaaggtAAACTCGTGGTTTTTGGGATGTATGCGCAGTTTAACAACTCCGTGTAGTTTTAAATTGTTATATTAACAATAAACACAATGTGCTTAGTGGATCCCTGCTGTATTTATTGCTCATTGTGCAGAGAACTTGATCAATTTAAAAGAAAGGTGTCTATTACCTATGATcagtaagtgtgtaaatgtgttttatattgtgctgaaatcatgtgTTGATAGTTATATAGTTTTGTTAATGTTACTACAGTTTCCCCCAGTGATatctggggggtgggggtctttggactgggaatgcattattatttttcccaatttaaaataatgagaaataggTTTTTGCTGTTTGGAATTTTGATATCTccactgttttcaggaatggattaatttaataaatcaagggatgcctgtatttaTGCTCGTTGAACACTGTGACACTTATACAAACTTGTAGCGTACTTCTACCAAACATATTTATAAGTCTTTTGGTTTGCCTGAGTAATGTGTGCCAGCAAAATGCATgctatattttaataaattgtaatttattGTAGCCAGTAGTGtgaatttcattgtatgttgTAGGATGCACTGTTGTATACATTGAATTGATAGTTCTTTAGGAGAATGGTGCCAAACAGGGTAAATGCTGGGCAGTAACAGTCCttgctatgttctgtgtttgtttgagtggccagcagagagcagcacaaCACCGCAGCGTTTGTTTGCGCTGTCAGTGCCGTAAAGTTTGCTGTGCAAGTCTGTTGAGCCTCTGACTCTtaactgttgtttttcagtgtggtcatatatatttttttatcacaGATAATAGACAAAAGCAAAAGAGACCCATCAGAAGAGACAGAGATCCTTATGCGATATGGTCAGCATCCAAACATAATCACTCTGAAAGATGTAAGTTTACGCTGACATGATCTGCATGCTAGTTACAGAAAAGGATTTAATTTTTGCTCACATTTCCTAACTGGGCTGGTGTGTAAGAGGTTTAATAAGAAACCTATCCCAGGAGCCACTGTAGCTGAACTTTTGATCATAAGTGGTAAATATTGAGTGCTATACAGTATTACTACGACTGGTATTCTCCCACTGTAGAACGTTAATGTACTCGTGATGTATTCTGtgggctgctgtgtgtgttgtcggactgtgctgtgtgtgagggCTGACCAAGCAACCCTTGTGTGTCAGGTGTACGACGAGGGTCGCTACGTGTACCTGGTGACGGAGCTGATGAAGGGAGGTGAGCTGTTGGACAGGATTCTTCGGCAGAAGTGCTTCTCAGAGCGTGAGGCTAGCGCCGTGCTCTACACCATTGCCAAGACCGTGGACTACCTGCACTGCCAGGGGGTGAGGCCAGGGGCACAGTGGGAGGTTTTGCGAAATTTGCCTTAATGAAGCCAGTGGGTCAAAAGATTTATTTCTACACTGTAGGACAACAGGTGTAATGGGCTAAAAAGTGCAGGTGCTGTGGCCAGCAAGGTTAAATCACTTTTCCGCTTGCTTTGTGTGGCCTTTATAATCTTTGTAAATagttattattcatatttttattgttttattgggctgacagttttgtccaaagcaactttctgGGAAAGATTCATAGAAAGCAAGGAATTTCTGCAGGATAAGTCAGCTGCTGGCAGTCCAGGATGAGATGCTGTAATTTACACAAAATCAGCCTGGCTcgtgaataaataatacatttaaccATTCATTACATATGTTGTTCTTGTAATCTGGACTTGATTTACAGAAGAGACAAGTTTAGTTCTTTGAATTCCATCCACCCCACTTAGAAATCATTCTCCTAAgtaaaagtgggaaaaaaagtgtgtaaattAGGATATAAAGCAGCAATGTGTTTGCATGCTGTGGTGCCACTGTTCTCTTGATCCTGAGCCCAACTGTCCACTTCTGCCAGGTGGTGCACCGGGACCTGAAGCCAAGCAACATCCTGTACATGGACGACTCAGGGAACCCTGACTCCATCCGCATCTGTGATTTTGGCTTCGCCAAGCAGCTGCGAGGGGGCAGTGGACTACTGCTCACACCCTGCTACACCGCCAACTTTGTGGCCCCTGAGGTGTGAACCCCATGGGGCCCAGAGTCAGGCTGCAGAGCCACTTTATAGAGAATTGCCATTGGTGTGAAGGCTGCTGATTAGCACATTTTCTTATGTCATGAGAGATACCTATGTGTTCAGTGACCTGCATTGCCTGGGTTTCAGGTGCTCATGCGGCAGGGATATGATGCAGCGTGTGACATCTGGAGTTTGGGAGTGCTGCTCTACACCATGTTGGCAGGGTGAGAGTGCACACACAATATGCAAGataaacacatgcagacacaacCTTATTCATATGCACACAAATTAGCAGCAGTGGTGATAAGATTGCACTGctatttggggtgccttatatagtgtatatatgggtgacacagtggcacagcgagtagtgctgctgcgtcacagcacctaggtggtgcgagagggtgtgagttcgatccccactcagtctgtgtgaagttggcatgttctccctctgtctgagTGAGTTTCCTCTAAGTGCGCTGGTTT
This window harbors:
- the LOC108925442 gene encoding ribosomal protein S6 kinase alpha-6-like isoform X5, which gives rise to MPFAQPRDCGHKMEARIVNAEVNGHQMMDEPMEEGESLSYCETNVWPPWGMSPQEEGVYKEIPITHHVKEGCEKADPSQFELLKVLGQGSFGKVFLVRKVKGPDAGQLYAMKVLKKASLKVRDRVRTKTERDILVEVNHPFIVKLHYAFQTEGKLYLILDFLKGGDVFTRLSKEVMFTEEDVKFYLAELALALDHLHNLGIVYRDLKPENILLDEAGHIKLTDFGLSKESVDQDKKAYSFCGTVEYMAPEVVNRRGHTQSADWWSLGVLMFEMLTGTLPFQGKDRNETMNMILKAKLGMPQFLSVEAQSLLRLLFKRNPANRLGAGPDGVEEIKRHTFFSTIDWNKLYRREVQPPFKPASGKADDTFCFDPEFTAKTPKDSPGVPPSANAHQLFKGFSFVAPAPLDESKGPPASVLPTVQIHGTSSQFLDTYELKEDIGVGSYSVCKRCVHRGTGTEFAVKIIDKSKRDPSEETEILMRYGQHPNIITLKDVYDEGRYVYLVTELMKGGELLDRILRQKCFSEREASAVLYTIAKTVDYLHCQGVVHRDLKPSNILYMDDSGNPDSIRICDFGFAKQLRGGSGLLLTPCYTANFVAPEVLMRQGYDAACDIWSLGVLLYTMLAGYTPFANGPTDTPEEILQRIGSGKFSLSGGNWDCVSDTSKDLLSHMLHVDPQQRYSAEQVLKHPWVACRDQLPHLQLTRHDALHLVKGAMAATYSALNHKPGKPILEPVAASSLAQRRSMKKLTSTDL
- the LOC108925442 gene encoding ribosomal protein S6 kinase alpha-6-like isoform X1 codes for the protein MPFAQPRDCGHKMEARIVNAEVNGHQMMDEPMEEGESLSYCETNVWPPWGMSPQEEGVYKEIPITHHVKEGCEKADPSQFELLKVLGQGSFGKVFLVRKVKGPDAGQLYAMKVLKKASLKVRDRVRTKTERDILVEVNHPFIVKLHYAFQTEGKLYLILDFLKGGDVFTRLSKEVMFTEEDVKFYLAELALALDHLHNLGIVYRDLKPENILLDEAGHIKLTDFGLSKESVDQDKKAYSFCGTVEYMAPEVVNRRGHTQSADWWSLGVLMFEMLTGTLPFQGKDRNETMNMILKYVPLFLQTQQVQTTWSTHSAIVFPRAKLGMPQFLSVEAQSLLRLLFKRNPANRLGAGPDGVEEIKRHTFFSTIDWNKLYRREVQPPFKPASGKADDTFCFDPEFTAKTPKDSPGVPPSANAHQLFKGFSFVAPAPLDESKGPPASVLPTVQQIHGTSSQFLDTYELKEDIGVGSYSVCKRCVHRGTGTEFAVKIIDKSKRDPSEETEILMRYGQHPNIITLKDVYDEGRYVYLVTELMKGGELLDRILRQKCFSEREASAVLYTIAKTVDYLHCQGVVHRDLKPSNILYMDDSGNPDSIRICDFGFAKQLRGGSGLLLTPCYTANFVAPEVLMRQGYDAACDIWSLGVLLYTMLAGYTPFANGPTDTPEEILQRIGSGKFSLSGGNWDCVSDTSKDLLSHMLHVDPQQRYSAEQVLKHPWVACRDQLPHLQLTRHDALHLVKGAMAATYSALNHKPGKPILEPVAASSLAQRRSMKKLTSTDL